A single genomic interval of Stieleria maiorica harbors:
- a CDS encoding 6-phosphofructokinase — protein MPDHHTLDIKRVAILFAGGPAPAANAVISTAAFSFLEEGSQVFGIKHGYSRLADYTAAGPLQEGTDYLRFTHETLTHARSSRGIMIGTARTNPGKHVSSPEHLKDPELVAPLRRVYEGLCSLEIDALISIGGDDTLKTANKLKMFQDNLPADARRFPVIHLPKTIDNDYSGIDFTFGFFTAVETLAEEIRNLNYDAAAGKAYFLCEAMGRSAGWLAYGAAIAGEGSMVMSVEDIADDLAAEEVDPETGKPRKIMVLDKVIDKMVDMMVAREREGREYGTIVVAEGLAEFLPAEYLKGVSRDDHGHINISAINLAALLSGLLADAYTARTGNQRKVNGLQLGYESRCAPPHAYDVMLGSQLGVGAYRALVEEKLNGVMVSVSGQLDLHYVPFEKLVDPQTLVTKVRFIERGSDFHRLARFLETCTDS, from the coding sequence ATGCCCGACCATCACACCCTGGACATCAAACGCGTTGCGATTCTGTTTGCCGGAGGCCCCGCACCGGCTGCCAACGCGGTGATCTCGACGGCTGCGTTCTCGTTTCTCGAAGAGGGGTCGCAAGTGTTTGGGATCAAACACGGCTACAGTCGCCTGGCCGACTACACCGCCGCCGGCCCGCTGCAAGAAGGCACCGACTACCTGCGATTCACCCACGAAACGCTGACGCATGCCCGCAGCAGCCGTGGGATCATGATCGGAACGGCGCGGACAAACCCCGGAAAACATGTCAGCAGCCCGGAACACTTGAAAGACCCCGAGCTGGTCGCCCCGCTGCGTCGGGTGTACGAAGGCCTGTGCTCGTTGGAAATCGACGCGTTGATTTCGATCGGCGGCGACGACACCCTGAAGACCGCCAACAAGCTGAAGATGTTCCAGGACAACCTGCCCGCTGACGCGCGTCGGTTCCCGGTGATCCACTTGCCCAAGACGATCGATAACGACTACAGCGGCATCGACTTCACCTTCGGCTTCTTCACCGCCGTGGAAACGCTGGCCGAAGAGATCCGCAACCTGAACTACGACGCCGCGGCCGGCAAGGCCTACTTCCTGTGCGAAGCGATGGGACGCAGCGCCGGATGGTTGGCCTATGGCGCCGCGATCGCCGGCGAAGGCAGCATGGTGATGAGCGTCGAAGACATCGCCGACGACTTGGCGGCCGAAGAAGTGGACCCGGAAACCGGCAAGCCGCGGAAGATCATGGTGCTGGACAAGGTGATCGACAAGATGGTCGACATGATGGTCGCCCGCGAACGCGAAGGCCGTGAGTACGGCACGATCGTCGTCGCCGAAGGTTTGGCCGAGTTCTTGCCGGCCGAATACTTGAAAGGGGTTTCGCGAGACGACCACGGCCACATCAATATCTCCGCCATCAATTTGGCCGCACTGCTGAGCGGTTTGCTGGCGGACGCTTACACCGCGCGAACCGGCAACCAACGCAAAGTCAACGGACTGCAGCTCGGCTACGAGTCGCGATGCGCACCGCCGCACGCCTACGACGTGATGTTGGGGTCACAGCTGGGCGTCGGTGCCTACCGCGCCCTGGTCGAAGAAAAGCTCAACGGCGTGATGGTTTCGGTGTCCGGCCAACTGGACCTACATTACGTGCCCTTTGAGAAACTGGTCGATCCACAAACGCTGGTCACCAAGGTCCGGTTTATCGAACGTGGCAGCGACTTTCATCGCTTGGCTCGTTTCCTTGAAACCTGCACCGACAGCTGA
- the eboE gene encoding metabolite traffic protein EboE, which translates to MNIYDSDPHDARSRQIGYCTNVHAGVDLNSIRGNLLEYAVAVGKQLSQTHDWNSLGVGLWIPDQASRELVGGQLDAFAEFLSEHRLNAFTINGFPFANFHGDHVKQRVYLPTWGQPERLEYTQRLATILTKLLPDDQAVGSISTLPIGWPGNPFSSEPPGRDDVAAAGAHLRKLSGFLDQLFESTGKRIVVAIEPEPGCMIDTVDDLVGFFDAELPEAIHRRYITVCHDICHSAVMNEPQRSVVTAYRDAGITIGKVQVSSAIVADWESIPADDVPATLEQLGQFAEDRYLHQTGQVARGGGFQLAEDLPPLLGQTSPADLEAIRRWVIHFHVPIFLQRFGHLTTSRDAVVECLKALDDDEIGAAFTGHLEVETYAWTVLPAAMRSRGLAEDIASELQWLADQLAG; encoded by the coding sequence TTGAACATCTACGATTCAGACCCACACGACGCTCGGTCTCGCCAGATCGGCTATTGCACGAATGTCCATGCCGGTGTCGATTTGAATTCGATCCGCGGCAATCTGCTGGAGTATGCCGTCGCGGTCGGCAAGCAACTTTCCCAGACACACGATTGGAACTCGCTCGGTGTCGGATTGTGGATTCCCGATCAAGCGTCTCGCGAACTGGTCGGCGGCCAACTCGATGCGTTTGCGGAATTCTTGAGTGAGCATCGGTTGAATGCGTTCACGATCAACGGGTTTCCGTTTGCCAACTTCCACGGCGATCATGTCAAGCAACGCGTGTACTTGCCGACGTGGGGCCAGCCAGAACGGCTGGAGTACACGCAGCGGTTGGCGACCATCCTGACGAAATTACTTCCCGACGACCAAGCGGTCGGATCCATCAGCACGCTGCCGATCGGTTGGCCCGGCAACCCGTTTTCATCCGAACCGCCCGGCCGGGATGACGTCGCCGCCGCGGGGGCGCACTTGCGTAAATTGTCAGGGTTCCTGGATCAGCTGTTCGAATCGACCGGCAAACGAATCGTGGTGGCGATCGAACCAGAGCCCGGTTGCATGATCGACACCGTCGACGATTTGGTCGGTTTCTTCGACGCGGAACTGCCCGAAGCGATCCACCGACGCTACATCACCGTCTGCCATGACATCTGCCACAGCGCCGTGATGAACGAACCGCAACGCTCGGTCGTGACGGCGTATCGCGATGCCGGGATCACAATCGGCAAGGTCCAGGTCAGCAGCGCGATCGTGGCGGATTGGGAATCAATTCCCGCCGATGATGTTCCTGCGACACTCGAGCAGCTCGGCCAATTCGCCGAAGACCGCTACTTGCATCAAACCGGCCAGGTCGCGCGGGGCGGCGGATTTCAATTGGCCGAGGACTTGCCCCCGTTGCTTGGCCAGACCTCGCCGGCCGATTTGGAAGCGATCCGTCGTTGGGTGATCCATTTCCACGTGCCGATCTTCTTGCAGCGGTTCGGCCATTTGACGACCAGCCGCGACGCGGTCGTGGAGTGTTTAAAGGCGCTCGACGATGATGAGATCGGTGCGGCGTTCACCGGGCACCTGGAAGTCGAAACGTATGCCTGGACCGTGTTGCCGGCAGCGATGCGGAGCCGCGGTTTGGCCGAAGACATCGCCAGCGAACTGCAATGGCTGGCCGATCAACTCGCGGGATAG
- a CDS encoding nucleoside deaminase — MLSQTDQFHLRRAYDEAVTGFDEGGCPIGSLLARGDVVLASGRNRRVQQGDPIAHGEMDALRRAGRQTTYRDTTLYTSLSPCMMCSGTIVQFGIPRVVIGENQNFGGNEDFLRKRGVEVVIANDPGCIALMERFIREKPELWAEDIAQEL; from the coding sequence ATGCTCAGTCAAACGGATCAATTTCATCTGCGCAGGGCCTATGACGAAGCCGTGACCGGATTTGACGAAGGGGGGTGCCCGATCGGATCGCTGCTGGCCCGAGGCGACGTGGTGCTGGCCAGCGGACGGAACCGACGCGTCCAACAAGGCGACCCGATCGCCCACGGCGAGATGGATGCCTTGCGGCGGGCCGGACGCCAAACGACCTATCGCGACACCACACTGTACACCTCGCTCAGCCCCTGCATGATGTGCAGCGGAACGATCGTCCAGTTCGGCATCCCGCGGGTCGTGATCGGCGAGAACCAGAATTTCGGCGGCAACGAGGACTTTTTGCGCAAGCGTGGCGTCGAGGTCGTGATTGCCAATGACCCCGGTTGCATCGCGCTGATGGAACGATTTATTCGCGAAAAACCCGAACTATGGGCGGAGGACATCGCACAAGAGCTGTAG
- a CDS encoding M1 family metallopeptidase → MRPPTLSLIEPRPAASRNQASIFIALLAIVLVVATDHVGVNHAGAQSPESANRKHSDPYDPFAQLDPWWPTPGATRIASGAPGPAYWQQRADYEIDVTLDDDQQQLKGVVKIRYHNQSPHTLPYLWIQLDQNRFRQGSDALETVTAPSLSPKISFGAMKSILASRRFDGGYRIRSVTDAAGDPLPHTDIGTMMRIDLPTALAPGEKTDVAIDYSYNIVDAKVIRARGGKEFFEDDKNYIYEIAQWFPRVAAYTDFGAWQHKSFLGRGEFTLELGNYRVRITAPAEMVVASTGTLENPDEVLTDRWKQRLTEAESAEKPVFIITPEEAETNESVRTQRTKTWEFDANNVRDFAFAASRKFIWDALGVRVGSQTVMAMSYYPNEAEPLWSKYSTESIAHTLEVYGRYSFEYPYPVAISVNGPVYGMEYPMICFNGPRPEDDGTYSKETKYGLISVVIHEVGHNFFPMIVNSDERQWTWMDEGLNTFLQYLAEQEWEEDYPSRRGDPEKITGYMRGNNQRPIMTGSEEILQFGNNAYGKPATALNILRETILGRESFDFAFREYSRRWKFKRPTPSDFFRTMEDASGVDLDWFWRGWFYGTDHVDIAIDGIQLYKIDAGDPDEQAERTRQERDREEATITEDRNQDLRRRIDWQPGLKDFYNSPQYDELKVEEEDRKSFQKFLDGLSSEERAILRRTTNFYIVDFRNVGGLVMPILLRVHYADNTSEMMTFPAQIWRRNSKRISKLIVTDKEIVRLELDPKRQTADVDEGNNHWPEKMVPSRFKLFKDEKKKNPMQKAAADQQDATDQASPEEKTDQQTEQGPEKGK, encoded by the coding sequence ATGCGTCCTCCCACCCTGTCGCTCATTGAACCTCGCCCAGCAGCGTCACGTAATCAAGCGTCGATATTCATCGCACTGCTGGCGATCGTACTGGTCGTCGCGACCGATCATGTCGGCGTCAATCATGCCGGGGCGCAGTCACCGGAGTCGGCCAACCGCAAACATTCCGATCCGTATGATCCGTTCGCCCAGCTGGACCCTTGGTGGCCGACGCCGGGCGCGACGCGGATCGCATCGGGGGCGCCGGGGCCCGCCTATTGGCAGCAACGCGCTGACTATGAAATCGACGTCACGCTCGACGACGATCAACAGCAACTCAAGGGCGTGGTCAAGATTCGTTATCACAATCAATCGCCACACACACTTCCCTACCTCTGGATTCAACTGGACCAGAATCGGTTCCGACAGGGATCCGATGCCTTGGAAACCGTCACGGCACCGTCACTGTCGCCGAAGATTTCGTTCGGCGCGATGAAGTCCATCCTGGCCAGCCGACGATTCGACGGCGGGTACCGGATCCGATCGGTGACCGATGCGGCCGGCGATCCGCTGCCTCACACGGACATCGGCACGATGATGCGGATCGATCTGCCGACCGCGCTGGCGCCTGGTGAAAAGACCGATGTCGCCATCGATTACTCGTACAACATCGTCGACGCGAAGGTCATCCGCGCTCGGGGCGGCAAGGAATTCTTTGAAGACGACAAGAACTACATCTATGAGATCGCGCAGTGGTTTCCCCGCGTCGCGGCGTACACCGATTTCGGCGCCTGGCAACACAAGTCGTTCCTGGGACGCGGTGAGTTCACGTTGGAACTGGGGAATTACCGAGTCCGCATCACCGCCCCCGCAGAAATGGTGGTCGCGTCGACCGGAACGCTCGAGAACCCGGACGAAGTTCTGACCGATCGCTGGAAACAACGGCTGACGGAAGCCGAGTCGGCCGAGAAGCCGGTGTTCATCATCACGCCGGAAGAAGCCGAAACGAATGAAAGCGTGCGAACGCAAAGGACAAAGACCTGGGAATTCGACGCCAACAACGTCCGCGACTTTGCCTTTGCCGCCAGCCGCAAATTTATCTGGGATGCGTTGGGCGTCCGAGTCGGATCACAAACGGTGATGGCGATGTCGTATTACCCGAACGAAGCCGAGCCGCTGTGGAGCAAGTATTCCACCGAATCGATCGCGCACACGTTGGAGGTTTACGGCCGCTATTCGTTCGAGTACCCCTACCCGGTCGCGATCAGCGTCAACGGGCCGGTCTATGGAATGGAATATCCGATGATCTGTTTCAACGGCCCGCGGCCCGAAGACGACGGGACGTACAGCAAAGAAACAAAATATGGTTTGATCTCCGTCGTCATTCACGAGGTCGGGCACAACTTTTTTCCGATGATCGTCAACAGCGACGAACGACAATGGACGTGGATGGATGAAGGGCTGAACACGTTCCTGCAATACCTGGCCGAGCAAGAGTGGGAAGAGGACTACCCGTCACGCCGCGGGGATCCGGAAAAGATCACCGGATACATGCGGGGCAACAACCAGCGGCCGATCATGACCGGCAGCGAAGAGATCCTTCAATTCGGCAACAATGCGTATGGCAAACCCGCAACCGCACTGAACATCCTGCGCGAGACGATCCTCGGACGCGAATCCTTCGACTTTGCCTTTCGAGAGTACTCTCGACGCTGGAAGTTTAAACGCCCCACGCCCAGTGATTTCTTCCGCACGATGGAAGACGCCTCCGGGGTCGATCTGGATTGGTTTTGGCGGGGTTGGTTTTACGGAACCGACCACGTCGACATCGCCATCGACGGAATCCAGTTGTACAAGATCGATGCAGGGGATCCCGATGAACAAGCCGAACGCACGCGGCAGGAGCGGGACCGCGAAGAAGCGACCATCACCGAGGACCGCAACCAGGACTTGCGACGAAGGATCGATTGGCAACCGGGACTGAAGGATTTCTACAACAGCCCCCAGTACGACGAACTAAAAGTCGAAGAAGAAGATCGAAAGTCGTTTCAAAAGTTTCTCGATGGTCTGAGCAGCGAGGAACGCGCGATCCTCCGCAGAACCACCAATTTTTACATCGTCGATTTTCGCAACGTGGGCGGATTGGTGATGCCGATCCTGTTGCGTGTGCATTACGCGGACAACACCAGCGAAATGATGACGTTCCCGGCACAGATCTGGCGTCGCAACAGCAAACGCATCAGCAAGTTGATCGTTACCGACAAAGAAATCGTCCGATTGGAACTGGATCCCAAACGGCAGACCGCCGACGTCGACGAAGGCAATAACCATTGGCCGGAAAAGATGGTGCCCAGCCGCTTTAAACTGTTCAAGGACGAAAAGAAAAAGAACCCGATGCAAAAAGCAGCGGCCGACCAGCAGGACGCGACGGATCAAGCGTCGCCCGAAGAAAAGACGGATCAACAAACCGAACAGGGGCCGGAAAAAGGGAAATGA
- a CDS encoding DUF6702 family protein, whose amino-acid sequence MIQTLWIAAALLMHPVHETVCEIEWNAETKRVEVALRIDVLDEQWMARSIGADSDDQWRGNYLRSRVFFDPISDNSVSDNGDMPDPSGRPIKWLGRKPDGGHAWWFFEVVCEDGVPPTSILSRLLFDRDRNYRHHIVVLGRPAGDDGKRVSIVLTEQKPSARLELVVAE is encoded by the coding sequence ATGATTCAAACGCTGTGGATCGCCGCCGCACTCCTGATGCACCCGGTTCACGAGACGGTTTGTGAAATCGAGTGGAATGCGGAAACCAAACGCGTCGAGGTCGCGCTGCGAATCGATGTGCTGGATGAACAATGGATGGCCCGGTCGATCGGGGCCGACAGCGACGACCAGTGGCGGGGCAATTACTTGCGCTCGCGGGTGTTCTTTGATCCCATCTCCGACAACAGCGTCTCGGACAACGGCGACATGCCCGATCCGAGCGGTCGTCCGATCAAGTGGCTGGGGCGAAAACCCGACGGCGGTCACGCCTGGTGGTTCTTCGAAGTCGTTTGCGAAGACGGCGTGCCGCCGACGTCGATCCTGTCGCGGTTGCTGTTTGACCGCGACCGCAATTACCGGCACCACATCGTCGTGCTCGGCAGGCCGGCGGGCGATGACGGCAAACGCGTTTCGATCGTGCTGACCGAACAGAAGCCGAGCGCGCGGCTGGAGTTGGTGGTCGCGGAGTAG
- a CDS encoding competence/damage-inducible protein A, translated as MQPKTLTAEVVSIGDEMTSGARLDTNAQWLSRRLGELGIEVTFHSTVGDTLQHNIDVFRIAAGRADVVVCTGGLGPTRDDLTRQALAAVVDQPLELRQSALDHIQGLFARRNREMPPRNEIQAMFPVGSLQILNPQGTAPGVDVTVRRGDHSTSRIFALPGVPAEMKRMFDETVAPRILEISGGSRTHIEHEVMKFFGVGESDMEQRLGEMIDRDHVPRVGITVSAATISLRISAIGQSPQECRQQIESTRAEILERVGDLHFGDGEEFEQYHAVEKLLAERGESLVSLELGRSAVLADWFASLGQSSAYRGGFCFANLDELAAVLEVDYAAAMETLRRRAGAQWLVAVDAYPPLESNADSPLPAAEVTLIVIDPTGEVFSTTSRLGGHPSIIYQRIGKAALAWLRHTLAESPAPRPASPTAES; from the coding sequence ATGCAACCCAAAACGCTGACCGCCGAAGTCGTCTCGATCGGCGATGAAATGACCAGCGGCGCTCGCTTGGACACCAACGCACAATGGCTCAGCCGACGCTTGGGTGAACTGGGGATCGAAGTCACCTTCCACAGCACGGTCGGCGACACGCTGCAGCACAACATCGACGTCTTTCGCATTGCCGCAGGCCGGGCAGACGTGGTCGTTTGCACGGGCGGGCTGGGGCCGACCCGGGATGATTTGACACGCCAAGCGTTGGCCGCGGTTGTCGATCAACCACTGGAACTGCGTCAATCGGCGCTGGACCACATCCAAGGTTTGTTCGCCCGGCGAAATCGCGAGATGCCACCGCGCAACGAAATCCAAGCGATGTTCCCTGTCGGCAGTTTGCAGATCCTTAATCCCCAGGGCACCGCGCCCGGCGTCGACGTGACGGTCCGCCGCGGCGACCATTCCACCAGTCGGATCTTTGCCTTGCCCGGTGTGCCGGCGGAAATGAAACGCATGTTCGACGAGACCGTCGCGCCGCGGATTCTGGAAATCAGCGGCGGCTCGCGCACGCACATCGAACACGAAGTCATGAAGTTCTTCGGCGTCGGCGAAAGCGACATGGAGCAACGGTTGGGCGAGATGATTGATCGCGATCATGTGCCGCGGGTCGGCATCACCGTCAGCGCCGCGACGATCTCGCTGCGAATCAGCGCGATCGGACAATCACCCCAGGAATGTCGACAGCAGATCGAATCGACGCGCGCGGAGATCCTGGAGCGTGTCGGCGACCTGCACTTCGGCGACGGCGAGGAGTTCGAGCAATACCATGCGGTGGAGAAGTTGCTGGCCGAGCGAGGGGAAAGCTTGGTCAGTTTGGAGCTTGGACGGTCGGCGGTGTTGGCCGACTGGTTCGCATCGCTGGGCCAGTCGTCGGCCTATCGCGGCGGATTCTGCTTTGCCAACCTGGACGAACTGGCGGCAGTCCTGGAGGTGGATTACGCGGCGGCGATGGAGACACTCCGACGACGTGCGGGGGCGCAGTGGCTGGTCGCGGTCGACGCGTACCCGCCGTTGGAGAGCAACGCCGATTCTCCGCTGCCGGCCGCGGAGGTCACGTTGATTGTGATCGATCCGACCGGCGAGGTGTTTTCGACGACCAGTCGGTTGGGCGGCCATCCGTCGATCATCTACCAGCGGATCGGCAAAGCGGCCCTGGCGTGGCTTCGACACACGCTTGCCGAAAGTCCTGCCCCACGGCCAGCGAGTCCCACGGCCGAGTCATGA
- a CDS encoding RluA family pseudouridine synthase, whose amino-acid sequence MNVLYEDNHLLVVDKPAGMPTMGAEAGIQTVHGWATDYLKRRYQKPGNVFVGVVSRLDKLTTGVLVLARTSKAASRLTIQFGGPGKSKKVSTRAQKMYLAMVAGDLENDSGLPPSGTLTDAVFKDDAAHRMRVDRRGRADAQQARLNYCVIDRSQSRTLVAVRLLTGRKHQIRLQFADRGHPVLGDTKYGSRIDFPCGVALHSWQLLIEHPTRSEMQLFRAPVPNAWRNPPFSVPGESSIRSTLVATADWYNGEGNE is encoded by the coding sequence ATGAACGTCCTGTATGAAGACAATCATTTGCTGGTCGTCGACAAACCGGCCGGGATGCCGACGATGGGGGCCGAAGCGGGGATCCAAACCGTCCACGGCTGGGCGACGGACTACTTGAAACGACGCTATCAAAAACCGGGCAATGTGTTCGTCGGTGTGGTCAGCCGACTGGACAAATTGACCACCGGCGTGCTGGTATTGGCCCGCACCAGCAAGGCGGCGTCGCGGCTGACGATCCAGTTCGGCGGTCCCGGCAAAAGTAAGAAAGTGTCTACCCGGGCCCAAAAAATGTACCTCGCGATGGTCGCCGGGGATCTGGAAAACGATTCCGGACTGCCCCCCTCGGGCACGTTGACCGATGCGGTGTTCAAAGACGACGCGGCGCATCGCATGCGGGTCGACCGACGCGGCAGAGCCGACGCCCAACAAGCGCGGCTGAATTACTGTGTGATTGACCGATCGCAATCACGGACGCTGGTGGCGGTCCGTTTGTTGACCGGACGCAAGCATCAAATCCGCTTGCAATTCGCCGATCGCGGGCATCCGGTTTTAGGCGACACCAAGTATGGCTCGCGCATCGATTTCCCCTGCGGGGTTGCCCTGCACAGCTGGCAACTTTTAATAGAGCATCCGACCCGGTCGGAGATGCAATTGTTTCGCGCACCGGTCCCAAACGCCTGGCGGAACCCTCCGTTTTCGGTCCCCGGTGAATCGTCGATCCGGTCGACGCTGGTCGCGACGGCTGATTGGTACAACGGTGAGGGAAACGAGTGA
- a CDS encoding putative molybdenum carrier protein: MTKRSSNPADRQPFFPRRIISGGQTGVDRAGLELAIAHRIQHGGWCPKGRLSEDGSIPSRYDLVEMDTAEYPPRTEQNVIDSDATLILYEQRLKGGTLLTRRYAARWNKPCLSVAMEVTSPGEVRQWLDQVQPETLNIAGPRESSVPGIGERALAFLLEAFVDRSTEVSR, translated from the coding sequence GTGACAAAACGATCGTCCAACCCTGCTGATCGGCAGCCGTTTTTTCCCCGTCGCATCATCTCGGGCGGGCAAACGGGGGTCGATCGTGCCGGGTTGGAACTGGCGATCGCCCACCGAATCCAACACGGCGGGTGGTGCCCCAAGGGACGCTTGTCCGAAGACGGCTCGATCCCCAGCCGTTACGACCTGGTCGAAATGGACACGGCCGAGTACCCGCCGCGGACCGAGCAAAACGTGATCGACAGCGACGCAACATTGATCCTGTACGAACAGCGTCTCAAGGGCGGCACGCTGTTGACGCGTCGCTATGCGGCGCGGTGGAACAAGCCCTGCCTGTCGGTGGCGATGGAGGTGACCTCGCCCGGCGAGGTGCGACAGTGGTTGGATCAGGTGCAGCCGGAAACGTTGAACATCGCCGGACCGAGGGAGAGCAGCGTTCCGGGAATCGGCGAGCGCGCCCTGGCGTTCTTACTGGAGGCATTCGTCGACCGTTCCACGGAGGTGTCGCGGTAG
- a CDS encoding tetratricopeptide repeat protein, producing the protein MSVDLYAVCPCGNGKKIKFCKCKDSVGQMDQVLKMIEGGQIVPGMDRLKSILEEHPDAAWALAIRGRLLLDLREYESLSENAERFIRLQPSNPLALTQRAAAQVFRQDVQGATDSLLEALNESGQEIDAFLMDVALIVAMGLAQSGVILSARVYSLLAISSQGYDNDQANAFLSELDTSPGVNHLLKSVPKLIERAPDAEWGERYDEAVGLLRSNRVLLAQDKFESLRRTAPQQPAVLSGLFHCAVWRGDLERQSETATQLSQIESLDSLTRQRYRAISCLLSPIGTLSVNAQSVHVEFDDVEQAEMALIASDRTEQLTAQRLSQIQVPEGEVRPRSAFFVSDRPLQSNDEDVPAAECPTSIALAAVYGRQTDRSAQVIVHQVTEDRVEAVKGILLAAIPDGKVVMDEPHPIPLFFALDDRPIRQAQPKSMAEFARFNRAFAASHDGKRACELPLPMLGGKSLAEVAEDDTLAFERAVVVRVLEGRERLVSLPGALADLCRISKVDPLPELQPTDETFGDLEAIDFFRVNPDQLSATPLYVLASNARATGGMTACNRFASKLVEKVTAGGNENEARMAMEGYILQMMSTQEPSESIAIGDKAIEFAKAHQLNFASILLARLELCLSLSDQDGFRQTIMEIEKNYGNDPAVMARVQQLLMQLGIIRPDGSLREAPGGPAAAATEFTPAAPPEERSGGVWTPDSPETPNPSAGGEGSKLWVPGMD; encoded by the coding sequence ATGTCTGTCGATCTGTACGCCGTGTGCCCCTGCGGCAATGGCAAAAAAATCAAGTTCTGCAAGTGCAAGGACTCCGTCGGCCAGATGGACCAAGTGCTCAAGATGATCGAGGGCGGCCAAATCGTCCCCGGAATGGATCGGCTGAAGTCGATTTTGGAAGAGCATCCCGATGCGGCCTGGGCGCTGGCGATCCGCGGTCGATTGCTGCTGGATCTGCGTGAATACGAATCGCTCAGCGAAAATGCCGAACGCTTCATCCGCCTCCAACCCTCCAATCCGCTCGCGCTGACCCAGCGGGCGGCGGCCCAGGTGTTCCGCCAGGACGTCCAGGGCGCGACCGATTCGCTGTTGGAAGCCCTCAACGAAAGCGGACAAGAAATCGACGCGTTCCTGATGGACGTGGCCCTGATCGTCGCGATGGGGTTGGCCCAAAGCGGCGTGATCCTGTCGGCACGCGTTTATTCACTGCTGGCGATCAGTTCACAGGGCTACGACAACGACCAGGCGAACGCGTTTCTGTCGGAACTGGACACCTCGCCCGGCGTCAACCATCTGCTCAAGAGCGTTCCCAAGTTGATCGAACGCGCCCCCGATGCGGAATGGGGCGAACGCTATGACGAAGCCGTCGGATTGCTGCGCAGCAACCGAGTGCTGCTGGCCCAGGACAAATTCGAATCGCTTCGTCGCACCGCCCCACAGCAACCGGCCGTCCTGTCGGGATTATTCCACTGTGCCGTCTGGCGTGGGGATCTGGAACGCCAAAGTGAAACCGCCACCCAACTGTCGCAAATCGAGTCGCTGGATTCGTTGACGCGGCAGCGCTACCGCGCGATCAGCTGCCTGCTGTCCCCGATCGGGACCCTGTCGGTCAACGCCCAGTCGGTCCATGTCGAATTTGACGACGTCGAACAAGCCGAGATGGCGTTGATCGCGAGCGACCGTACCGAGCAATTGACGGCCCAGCGGCTTTCGCAAATCCAGGTGCCCGAAGGCGAAGTGCGACCGCGGAGTGCGTTTTTCGTTTCCGATCGCCCACTGCAATCCAACGACGAAGACGTGCCGGCGGCGGAGTGCCCGACGTCGATCGCACTTGCCGCCGTCTACGGGCGTCAGACCGATCGAAGCGCCCAGGTGATCGTTCATCAAGTGACCGAAGACCGTGTCGAGGCGGTCAAGGGGATCCTGCTGGCGGCGATCCCCGACGGCAAAGTGGTCATGGATGAACCCCATCCGATCCCGCTGTTCTTTGCACTCGATGACCGACCGATCCGTCAGGCTCAACCCAAATCGATGGCAGAATTTGCGCGATTCAATCGCGCGTTCGCCGCCAGCCACGACGGCAAACGGGCATGTGAGTTGCCACTGCCGATGCTCGGCGGCAAGTCGCTGGCCGAAGTCGCCGAGGACGACACGCTGGCCTTTGAACGGGCAGTGGTCGTCCGCGTGCTCGAAGGCCGCGAACGCCTGGTCAGCCTGCCCGGGGCACTCGCGGACCTCTGCCGGATCTCCAAGGTCGATCCGCTGCCCGAATTGCAGCCGACCGACGAAACCTTCGGCGACTTGGAGGCGATCGATTTTTTCCGCGTCAATCCCGACCAACTTTCGGCCACACCGCTGTATGTCTTGGCCAGCAACGCACGCGCCACCGGTGGCATGACCGCCTGCAACCGATTTGCGTCCAAGTTGGTCGAAAAGGTCACCGCCGGAGGCAACGAAAACGAAGCCCGCATGGCGATGGAAGGCTACATCTTGCAAATGATGTCGACGCAGGAGCCGAGTGAATCGATCGCGATCGGCGACAAGGCGATCGAATTCGCCAAAGCACATCAGCTGAACTTTGCGTCGATCTTGCTGGCCCGATTGGAACTCTGTTTGTCACTGTCCGACCAGGATGGATTCCGCCAAACGATCATGGAGATCGAAAAGAATTACGGAAACGATCCGGCGGTCATGGCACGCGTGCAGCAACTGTTGATGCAATTGGGGATCATCCGCCCCGACGGATCGCTGCGTGAGGCCCCAGGCGGCCCGGCAGCCGCGGCGACCGAATTCACTCCCGCCGCTCCGCCGGAAGAGCGCTCCGGCGGAGTCTGGACGCCCGACTCACCCGAGACCCCCAATCCGTCCGCCGGCGGTGAAGGCAGCAAGTTGTGGGTCCCGGGGATGGACTGA